Below is a window of Chloroflexota bacterium DNA.
CCATCGCTCGACCAGCTTGGCCGTTTGTTCCATTCCCAGTCGGAGTGGGTCAGTTGTTGTGATCCACCCAGATCGAGGTTCAGACGGTAGATCTCGTCATGGCCGGTCACCGTGGATACGTACACGAAGTCATACCCATTCGGCGCAAAAGCCGGATCGTAGTTGATGCCGTCGTTCTGGACGAGAACGCGCGTTCGCTGGCTGCCCAGATCGACGAGTTCAATGCGCGTCAGCGTCGTTGGCTGTCCAATTACGGCCAGGCGGTTCAGGCCGGCCTGCGCCTGGCGCGCGCCCGTGACGTCGTATGCCCAGCGATCGCTGAGCCGCCCGACGCGACTGCCATCCGGATCCATCACGAACACTGCGGGCGCGCCATCGCGATCCGACATAAATGCAATCGTACCGCGCACCGCCGCGGGAATGCTGGCCGGCGTACGCGTCGGCGCGGGCGTGGGCGTCGGCGTCGGCAGATTGTATACGACGAGGGGCGGCGTCGGCGTGCCATATGGCACGATCGACACGTAGCACGGCAGCGGCGTTGGTGTGCCGGTTGTCGCGGCGATCGCGGTCGCCAGGGCGGTCTGATAAACCGCCGTCGCCTGATTGGCGGGCGCCGGCGTCGCGGTGATAATCGGCGGCACGACCCAATTGACCGGCGTTGGTGTGGCCGTGCCAACCTCCGCGGCCTGCAGGGTGGCCTGCGCCACCGCGGTCGCGGCTGCAAAAACCGTCGCAGGTGTCGGCGTCGCCGTGACCACAATGGGCGTAACATAGTAGGGCGGATACGGCGTGGGCGTGCCAAAACTCTGTGCGGCATAGGTGGCCGTGGCTTCAAGCGCGGCGCGCGCAGCCGGGTCGTCCGGCGTCGGCACGCATGCGATCACCACGACCTTGGACGCCACGTCCGCGCCGGCGCTGCTTGATACGATCAGCGAAGGTTTCGCGGCGCCAGCGCCGGTACCGCTCTCCCAGGCGAAGATATCGTCCGGCCCGCTGGTTGGGCCGTCAATGCGAAAGAGCACCCGGCCCTGTCCCGCCGCGCGCTGCAGCGTTTCAAGCACGGGACCGGTCAATTCAAATCGATTGACCTTTCCGGCGCCGAGCTGACCGGCGTTCAACGCCGGCTGCAATACAAAGTCCCATTTGAGTGCGCGCACTTCATCGAAGGAGAACGTATCCAAGCGCGCGCCAGCCGGCAAGGTGATCAGCTTGATCGTCCATGCTCCAGCCGAGCCAGCCTGGACGTCGCGAGCGCCAGTCAATTCGAGGGCAGCCGCCTGGACCGTTGCGTCTGCCGGCAACTCGCTGAGGTCAAACTGCACGAGTCCCATGTAGACCGCGCCATCAAAAACGCCTGCCTGTATGCTGCGGTCGCTGACATGCACGCCCTGGCGATCGCCATTTGTGATCCAGCCGACATCGCTGATCAGGGGATTGAGCGTGCGTATGCGGCCGCCGGCGGCCACCGTCGCGCTCTGTGACGGGCGCGGGACCGGAGTGGCCGTCGGGGATGCCGGGCGTGGCGTGCTCGTCACCGTGGCGGTACGCGTAGCGGTTGGCGCGCTGGCCACCGGCGCCGACGTTGGCAGGGGCGGCAACATTGGGCGATCCAGCCAGAGCGCGCCAAAGTAGACAAGCGCAAACAATACCGCTGCAACGGCCGCAGCCAGCACAAGCCGGTCGAGCCAACCGACCGCCCGCGCCGGGTCGGCTTGCGCGTCACCGGTCTCGTCTTCCACCTCGACGGGCGGGGGCGGCTGGTTCACCACGACCGGCGGCGGCACAACCGCGACAGGCCTGTACAACGGGCAGAGATTGTGGACGCGCGCGAGGCAGAACTGCCGCTGATGCTCCTCGGCTATTGAAGCGGCGCGACCGGATACGTGGCAGCGATGCTCACCCGACGGGCTTGACAGCACGCTGTGCCGGTCGGCGCGCAAACCCAGGTGGGGGCATACCGGTTGTGGCGACGACGACATCTAGTTGACAATCTCGGCTTTCTTGTTCGTGGACGAGCGGGTGCGGCGACGGCCGCCGCTGCGCCAGAACTCCCACCACCGTCTGGGGGTGGAGTTGCCGGTTGAGTAGTAATAGTAGTAGTAGTAGTAGCCCTCGGCGCGGCGCGTGCTGATCTTGTTGACCACCGCGCCAAGCAGTCGGGCCTCGGCCACCTTGCCCAGCGCGGTCGCGCTGCGCCGCAGAGCGTCGGTGCGCGTGCGCCCGGCATCGACCACCAGAAGCGACGCGTGCACCTTGCCCGCGAGAATGACGGCATCAGCCACGGCCAACACGGGCGGGCTGTCGAATATTACGAGGTCGGCGCTTTGCCGCAAGCGATCCACAATGCGAGTCATTTCGACCGAGTTTAGCACTTCCGCCGGATTGGGCGGGAGCGGCCCGCTGGTCATCAACTGCAAGCCGGGCACTCCGGTCGGCTGAACCACCGCATCGAGCGGCAGGGTCTCGTCGAGCACCAGGCTTGTCAACCCAACCCGGTTACTCACGCCGAATACTTTGTGCTGGCTGGGACGCCGCAAGTCGGCATCCACCAGAATGATGCGCTTCTGCGTCTGCGCCAGCATGACGGCCAGGTTTGCCGCCGTCGTCGTCTTGCCCTCGCCGGGGCTTGAACTCGTGATCAGCAGGCTGCCGCCCGGGCTTTTGAGGCCTGAGAATTGCAGATTCGTGCGCAAGACGCGGTACGCCTCATTGATCGGATCCGATGAATCGCGAGTGGATATCAGTTGATCGGTTGCCTTGCGCACGTTGCCGATCCGCGCAATGACGCCCAGCGCGCTCAGGCCGGTCACGCGTTCGATATCGTCTGGCGACTTGACCGTGTCGTCCAGATACTCCAGGAGTACCGCAGCGCCCAGCGCTAGGGCGGCGCCGATCAGCGCCGCCAGCATCACGTTCAGCGTGGTGTTGGGGCCGATCGGGCCGCC
It encodes the following:
- a CDS encoding PD40 domain-containing protein, translating into MYRPVAVVPPPVVVNQPPPPVEVEDETGDAQADPARAVGWLDRLVLAAAVAAVLFALVYFGALWLDRPMLPPLPTSAPVASAPTATRTATVTSTPRPASPTATPVPRPSQSATVAAGGRIRTLNPLISDVGWITNGDRQGVHVSDRSIQAGVFDGAVYMGLVQFDLSELPADATVQAAALELTGARDVQAGSAGAWTIKLITLPAGARLDTFSFDEVRALKWDFVLQPALNAGQLGAGKVNRFELTGPVLETLQRAAGQGRVLFRIDGPTSGPDDIFAWESGTGAGAAKPSLIVSSSAGADVASKVVVIACVPTPDDPAARAALEATATYAAQSFGTPTPYPPYYVTPIVVTATPTPATVFAAATAVAQATLQAAEVGTATPTPVNWVVPPIITATPAPANQATAVYQTALATAIAATTGTPTPLPCYVSIVPYGTPTPPLVVYNLPTPTPTPAPTRTPASIPAAVRGTIAFMSDRDGAPAVFVMDPDGSRVGRLSDRWAYDVTGARQAQAGLNRLAVIGQPTTLTRIELVDLGSQRTRVLVQNDGINYDPAFAPNGYDFVYVSTVTGHDEIYRLNLDLGGSQQLTHSDWEWNKRPSWSSDGKQIVFWSNRVTGRKQLWRMNADGGDLTNISRNAYNDWDPVWIH
- a CDS encoding polysaccharide biosynthesis tyrosine autokinase, translating into MELKRYVAVLLKWWWLIVLAPAVAAGFSYFASRQSLPIYQATTTLMVGQSLQNPNPETMQVYTAQQLAQTYVQIVRRQPVMQAVVDALGLPGSWQAVAGQTSATVVAGTQLIEIKVIDTNPKRAQAVANEVARQVIAQSPTPNEKQQEERRLFVEGQLKDYEARIAQGKQDIAELEKSVVNEVSARRIQDVQTQIAAKQSQLNTWQANYASLLTFYRGGTNYLSVIEPATEPGGPIGPNTTLNVMLAALIGAALALGAAVLLEYLDDTVKSPDDIERVTGLSALGVIARIGNVRKATDQLISTRDSSDPINEAYRVLRTNLQFSGLKSPGGSLLITSSSPGEGKTTTAANLAVMLAQTQKRIILVDADLRRPSQHKVFGVSNRVGLTSLVLDETLPLDAVVQPTGVPGLQLMTSGPLPPNPAEVLNSVEMTRIVDRLRQSADLVIFDSPPVLAVADAVILAGKVHASLLVVDAGRTRTDALRRSATALGKVAEARLLGAVVNKISTRRAEGYYYYYYYYSTGNSTPRRWWEFWRSGGRRRTRSSTNKKAEIVN